A section of the Triticum dicoccoides isolate Atlit2015 ecotype Zavitan chromosome 7A, WEW_v2.0, whole genome shotgun sequence genome encodes:
- the LOC119328053 gene encoding uncharacterized protein LOC119328053 isoform X1: MPRLPRPDDAPPGVRIGHHRRPILAAAHTILVAHGRTKHDWLPEPAPSLAPWFPHRAYTIFLWASPDLRVEPEPPLEHGSAVQEVELRMDHDLVIVGAWTIKLAGEMDGLGNGGAREILGLTNPRGARSSLGSPALGTTTVAESSSQILGGWHKRLDNPFF; this comes from the exons ATGCCGCGCCTACCACGCCCCGACGACGCTCCTCCAG GTGTGCGCATCGGACACCACCGGCGCCCAATCCTAGCCGCAGCGCACACCATCCTTGTTGCTCATGGCCGAACCAAACACGATTGGCTGCCAGAACCAGCTCCCTCGCTCGCTCCATGGTTCCCGCATCG AGCTTACACTATCTTTCTATGGGCGTCGCCGGATTTGAGAGTGGAGCCCGAGCCTCCACTGGAGCATGGATCAGCCGTGCAGGAGGTGGAGCTCCGCATGGATCATGACTTGGTCATCGTGGGGGCCTGGACCATCAAGCTCGCGGGCGAGATGGACGGCCTCGGCAATGGAGGCGCGCGTGAGATCCTGGGGTTGACCAATCCACGGGGCGCCAGATCTTCCCTCGGGTCGCCTGCT CTGGGTACAACTACAGTTGCAGAATCATCTAGCCAAATTTTGGGAGGATGGCATAAAAGATTAGATAACCCATTCTTTTGA
- the LOC119328053 gene encoding uncharacterized protein LOC119328053 isoform X2 gives MPRLPRPDDAPPGVRIGHHRRPILAAAHTILVAHGRTKHDWLPEPAPSLAPWFPHRAYTIFLWASPDLRVEPEPPLEHGSAVQEVELRMDHDLVIVGAWTIKLAGEMDGLGNGGAREILGLTNPRGARSSLGWVQLQLQNHLAKFWEDGIKD, from the exons ATGCCGCGCCTACCACGCCCCGACGACGCTCCTCCAG GTGTGCGCATCGGACACCACCGGCGCCCAATCCTAGCCGCAGCGCACACCATCCTTGTTGCTCATGGCCGAACCAAACACGATTGGCTGCCAGAACCAGCTCCCTCGCTCGCTCCATGGTTCCCGCATCG AGCTTACACTATCTTTCTATGGGCGTCGCCGGATTTGAGAGTGGAGCCCGAGCCTCCACTGGAGCATGGATCAGCCGTGCAGGAGGTGGAGCTCCGCATGGATCATGACTTGGTCATCGTGGGGGCCTGGACCATCAAGCTCGCGGGCGAGATGGACGGCCTCGGCAATGGAGGCGCGCGTGAGATCCTGGGGTTGACCAATCCACGGGGCGCCAGATCTTCCCTCGG CTGGGTACAACTACAGTTGCAGAATCATCTAGCCAAATTTTGGGAGGATGGCATAAAAGATTAG